A region from the Drosophila mauritiana strain mau12 chromosome 2L, ASM438214v1, whole genome shotgun sequence genome encodes:
- the LOC117150016 gene encoding fumarate hydratase, mitochondrial — translation MSFDQKEIFSLMYKLARLIVPDTRVEYDSMGAVHIPLDRMFGPQTMRSLMKFPIGGVEERMPRPLIKALGIVKKSAAETNKIHCLEEHLCDAISKACDDVISGKLYDEEHFPLVIWQDGCGEHTNMNVNEVICNRAIEILGGQMGSKEPVDPNEHVNMAQSSHDTFSTAVRIAVAMQLQEKLYPSLRTFIDLLGKKSSDWMDLIKIGRTHLMDAVPLSLGQEFSGYQQQLVNGRTRLDCAMCRLYQLPMGGTIVGTKLDTKDGYSAQCIKRIAELTFLPFVESPNFFESISACDCLVELHGELNTIAASVMKIANDIRFLGSGPRCGFGELHLPENEPGSSIMPGKVNPTQCEAMSMICAQVMGNHVAVSMGGSCGHFQLNTFMPMIASNVLRSITLLGDGMKSFCTNCLEGIEPNRSKIGSILKESLMLVTALSPHIGYERSAAIAKAAHLNGTTLEQEAILDGIQREDFREWVQPSKMLGPE, via the exons atgtCTTTCGACCAGAAGGAGATTTTCAGTTTGATGTACAAACTGGCTCGGCTAATAGTGCCGGATACTCGGGTTGAATATGATTCCATGGGTGCCGTGCACATTCCTCTCGATCGAATGTTCGGTCCGCAGACCATGAGATCCCTGATGAAATTTCCGATTGGGGGAGTCGAGGAACGAATGCCA CGACCACTCATAAAAGCTTTGGGCATAGTGAAGAAATCAGCTGCGGAGACGAACAAAATCCATTGTCTGGAGGAGCACCTATGCGATGCCATTTCCAAGGCATGTGATGATGTTATATCCGGCAAACTCTACGACGAGGAGCACTTTCCGTTGGTTATATGGCAGGATGGATGTGGCGAGCACACAAACATGAATGTAAACGAGGTCATTTGCAATCGAGCCATCGAGATCCTGGGCGGTCAGATGGGCTCCAAGGAGCCGGTGGATCCCAATGAACATGTCAACATGGCACAAAGTTCCCATGACACCTTCTCCACAGCCGTGCGCATCGCCGTGGCCATGCAGCTGCAGGAGAAGCTGTATCCCAGCTTAAGGACCTTTATTGATTTGCTGGGCAAGAAGTCGAGCGATTGGATGGACTTGATCAAGATTGGCAGAACGCATCTAATGGACGCCGTTCCTCTGTCCCTTGGCCAGGAGTTCAGTGGCTATCAGCAGCAGCTTGTCAACGGAAGGACGCGACTGGACTGTGCCATGTGCCGATTGTATCAGTTGCCCATGGGCGGCACCATTGTGGGCACCAAATTGGACACCAAGGACGGATATTCTGCGCAGTGCATCAAGCGGATAGCCGAGCTGACATTCCTACCCTTTGTGGAGTCCCCGAACTTTTTTGAATCCATCTCCGCCTGCGATTGCCTGGTGGAACTGCACGGGGAACTCAACACAATTGCGGCGAGTGTGATGAAGATAGCGAATGACATACGATTCCTTGGATCGGGACCACGTTGCGGATTTGGTGAACTTCATCTGCCGGAGAACGAACCAGGTAGTTCCATCATGCCCGGCAAAGTGAATCCCACGCAATGCGAAGCCATGTCCATGATCTGTGCCCAGGTGATGGGCAACCATGTGGCCGTCTCCATGGGTGGTTCCTGTGGGCACTTCCAGCTGAACACCTTTATGCCCATGATTGCCTCCAATGTTCTGCGCTCGATTACCCTGTTGGGCGATGGCATGAAGTCCTTCTGCACCAACTGCCTCGAGGGCATCGAGCCCAATAGAAGCAAGATTGGTAGCATCCTCAAGGAGTCCCTAATGCTGGTCACCGCCCTGAGTCCACACATTGGCTACGAGCGATCCGCTGCGATCGCCAAGGCAGCCCACCTCAACGGAACCACTTTGGAGCAGGAGGCAATCCTTGATGGCATCCAGCGGGAGGACTTCCGGGAGTGGGTGCAGCCCAGCAAGATGCTGGGTCCCGAATAG
- the LOC117147575 gene encoding aladin, with translation MEPSNIAFPEGNAPICNNQQPRRVHFERNNADIGNQTEQLLDLLWYLANECWQWFRQKLDQLKRLCFRPKCNIDPEVLDRISQTRGWKTSAIRFVEFHPNNSLMAFLTNDDVVLISNTNGDWPTEIQSVNQKDTTCVAFRPWSQTCELAVGCADGICLWWDSRRLLNANPNIRHMMGTHQLQVLEDKGHNYVTSMQWNEDGTILVTAALGSSHIMLWKPDCQQKMRLISNPESVGSFSLLRFSPDFQELFCASCHAGASLCQLNSSDWKLKQIIGQQRIQTAVWTTCGSILLFGCYGSTRVYSCSSDGEDSVFLRPQSQWRVQLIMDLQNVTTFAGQQRCCGEPQCLAMDPLGIFMASIFKEQSFVLLSILNTTRWGTVKLLPVEFIDCDMSMDGDQYPAYIAFGVLEGEIRMLMIAWNSGYIQRYDIRARCFEEAKWAFSKI, from the coding sequence ATGGAACCATCAAATATAGCGTTTCCTGAAGGAAACGCTCCAATTTGCAATAATCAACAGCCAAGACGTGTTCATTTTGAAAGGAACAACGCAGATATAGGCAATCAAACTGAACAGTTGCTCGATTTACTATGGTACTTGGCCAACGAGTGTTGGCAATGGTTTCGCCAAAAACTTGACCAACTCAAGAGACTCTGTTTTCGTCCGAAATGCAACATCGATCCGGAGGTTCTGGACAGGATTAGCCAAACACGGGGCTGGAAAACCTCAGCCATCCGATTTGTGGAGTTCCATCCGAACAACTCGTTGATGGCATTTCTAACCAACGATGATGTGGTTCTGATCTCCAACACGAATGGTGATTGGCCCACAGAAATTCAATCCGTCAATCAGAAGGACACCACTTGTGTCGCCTTTCGTCCTTGGTCGCAAACTTGTGAATTGGCCGTGGGTTGTGCAGACGGGATATGTTTGTGGTGGGACAGTCGGCGTCTCCTCAATGCCAATCCAAATATTCGACATATGATGGGCACTCATCAATTGCAAGTCCTGGAGGATAAAGGGCACAACTATGTGACTTCGATGCAATGGAATGAAGATGGCACCATTCTGGTTACAGCCGCATTGGGCTCATCACACATCATGCTCTGGAAGCCGGACTGCCAGCAGAAGATGCGTTTGATATCGAATCCGGAGAGCGTAGGCTCCTTCTCCCTGCTGCGATTCAGTCCCGATTTCCAGGAGCTTTTCTGCGCCTCCTGCCATGCTGGCGCCAGTCTTTGTCAACTGAATAGCTCGGATTGGAAGTTGAAACAGATCATTGGGCAGCAACGCATTCAAACGGCCGTCTGGACAACGTGCGGCTCCATTTTGCTCTTTGGGTGTTACGGCAGCACTCGGGTCTACTCATGTTCCAGCGATGGGGAGGACAGTGTCTTCCTACGCCCCCAGTCCCAGTGGCGCGTTCAGTTGATAATGGATCTGCAGAATGTGACCACCTTTGCTGGCCAGCAACGGTGCTGCGGTGAGCCGCAGTGCCTCGCCATGGACCCACTGGGCATCTTCATGGCCAGCATCTTCAAGGAGCAGTCCTTCGTGCTGCTCTCGATTCTGAATACAACGCGGTGGGGTACTGTGAAACTGCTGCCAGTGGAATTCATTGATTGCGATATGTCTATGGATGGTGACCAATATCCAGCTTACATTGCCTTTGGCGTTCTCGAAGGAGAAATCAGAATGTTGATGATCGCCTGGAACAGCGGGTACATTCAGCGATATGACATCAGAGCGCGGTGTTTCGAAGAAGCCAAGTGGGCTTTCagtaaaatataa